One window from the genome of Streptomyces sp. WZ-12 encodes:
- a CDS encoding DUF6891 domain-containing protein has protein sequence MLAITVTTASGPGACRPAADELTAPPRRIGAADDRLVTAERVPAADRAFLQSWREGDGPFAVEYRAPRALGEISGERAAGDQGFVFFSHHGAEAATEGHGLSVRYGAYADYGADRAETGRTVAAELAGAGPSVEGDGDSAEVIEIFPAALAQAAVLRGVRRRGGRPGEGGVRRGTTRRERDEQSG, from the coding sequence ATGCTTGCGATCACCGTCACGACCGCGTCCGGGCCGGGCGCCTGCCGCCCGGCCGCGGACGAACTGACCGCGCCGCCGCGGCGGATCGGCGCGGCCGACGACCGCCTCGTCACCGCCGAGCGCGTCCCCGCGGCGGACCGCGCCTTCCTCCAGAGCTGGCGGGAGGGCGACGGACCGTTCGCCGTGGAGTACCGCGCACCCCGCGCGCTCGGTGAGATATCCGGCGAACGGGCCGCGGGCGACCAGGGGTTCGTCTTCTTCTCCCACCATGGCGCCGAGGCCGCGACGGAGGGGCACGGCCTCTCGGTGCGCTACGGCGCGTACGCCGACTACGGCGCGGACCGCGCGGAGACCGGGCGGACGGTGGCGGCCGAACTGGCCGGCGCCGGGCCCTCGGTGGAGGGGGACGGCGACTCGGCGGAGGTCATCGAGATCTTCCCCGCTGCACTGGCGCAAGCGGCTGTCCTTCGGGGTGTGAGGCGGCGCGGCGGGCGGCCCGGGGAGGGCGGGGTGCGGCGGGGTACGACGCGAAGGGAACGAGACGAACAGTCGGGGTGA
- the glnII gene encoding glutamine synthetase, which produces MTIKAEYIWIDGTQPTAKLRSKTKILQDGSKLPRWGFDGSSTNQAEGHASDLVLDPVFSCPDPIRGGDHLLVLCEVLHTDLTPHPSNTRALLRPVAERFAAQEPIFGIEQEYTFLKGERPLGFPEGGGFPAPQGGYYCGVGAGEIFGREIVEQHLDRCLAAGLGMSGINAEVMPGQWEFQVGALAPLEVSDHMWVARWLLHRTAEEHGVTASLDAKPAQGDWNGAGAHTNFSTRAMREGYDAIITACEALGADGKPLEHVRQYGTGIEERLTGAHETAPWDSYSYGASDRGASVRIPWQVEVEKKGYIEDRRPNANVDPYVVSRLIVDTCCAELERREQV; this is translated from the coding sequence GTGACCATCAAGGCCGAGTACATCTGGATCGACGGCACCCAGCCGACCGCCAAGCTCCGCTCCAAGACCAAGATCTTGCAGGACGGCAGCAAGCTGCCCCGTTGGGGCTTCGACGGATCCAGCACCAACCAGGCCGAGGGCCACGCATCGGACCTCGTGCTCGACCCGGTCTTCAGCTGCCCGGACCCGATCCGCGGCGGGGACCACCTGTTGGTGCTCTGCGAGGTACTGCACACCGACCTCACGCCGCACCCCTCCAACACCCGGGCCCTGCTGCGCCCGGTGGCGGAGCGCTTCGCCGCCCAGGAGCCGATCTTCGGCATCGAGCAGGAGTACACCTTCCTCAAGGGCGAGCGCCCGCTGGGATTCCCCGAGGGCGGCGGCTTCCCGGCCCCGCAGGGCGGCTACTACTGCGGCGTCGGCGCCGGCGAGATCTTCGGCCGGGAGATCGTCGAGCAGCACCTCGACCGCTGCCTGGCGGCCGGCCTGGGGATGTCCGGCATCAACGCCGAGGTGATGCCCGGCCAGTGGGAGTTCCAGGTGGGCGCGCTGGCCCCGCTGGAGGTCTCCGACCACATGTGGGTGGCGCGCTGGCTGCTGCACCGTACGGCGGAGGAGCACGGCGTCACCGCCTCCCTGGACGCCAAGCCGGCCCAGGGCGACTGGAACGGCGCGGGCGCGCACACCAACTTCTCGACCCGGGCGATGCGCGAGGGCTACGACGCGATCATCACCGCCTGCGAGGCGCTGGGCGCGGACGGCAAGCCGCTGGAGCACGTCCGCCAGTACGGCACCGGCATCGAGGAGCGGCTGACGGGTGCGCACGAGACCGCGCCCTGGGACAGCTACTCGTACGGGGCCTCGGACCGCGGCGCCTCGGTGCGCATCCCGTGGCAGGTCGAGGTCGAGAAGAAGGGCTACATCGAGGACCGCCGGCCGAACGCCAACGTGGACCCCTACGTGGTGTCCCGGCTGATCGTGGACACCTGCTGCGCGGAGTTGGAGCGGCGCGAACAGGTGTGA
- a CDS encoding AMP-binding protein: MSSQPPFTSYVELLLAALARDPDRPAVTAPDGNTVTAGHLSATVHRMAAVLAAHGAGRGRTVSVLSRNRPDALAARYAVNLAGARVVLLYDGMAAETLSRVVESADTTLLLVDPDLHDTAHALLDGFTGPRPQVMTLGPLPADAAPLGPDLLAACAALPDTPTVAGTARPEDDWCIRHTGGTTGVPKGVQMAHAPFAAMLAQAPLGAAGDPPRLLACTSLAHMAGIMSDLTLVAGGTVVLHRDFDPAAVLSTVARERITHLWLLPPLLYRLLDDPTFRTTDLGSLTRITYGGCPASAPRMRQAAEAFGPVLYGWYGQSEAMAITEAGPADHADIRPDAPMTVGRPLPGVTLAIRDPEGRDLPPGEPGEVHVRSAGAMRGYWKRPDLTAQVLRGGWVHTGDVGYLDTDGRLYLVDRLKDVIIVVGGHVHPAELEDLLHTHPAIAHAAVYGVRTPDETEEVHIALVPAPGHSADDLTLPTLRTYITTHKGALYAPTAIHLLDAIPLTPVGKPDKNLLRNLPHPTP; the protein is encoded by the coding sequence ATGTCGTCCCAACCGCCGTTCACCAGCTACGTCGAGCTCCTCCTCGCCGCCCTCGCCCGCGACCCCGACCGCCCCGCCGTCACCGCGCCCGACGGCAACACCGTCACCGCCGGCCACCTGAGCGCCACCGTTCACCGCATGGCCGCCGTCCTCGCCGCCCACGGCGCCGGCCGCGGCCGGACGGTCTCCGTCCTCAGCCGCAACCGCCCCGACGCGCTCGCCGCCCGTTACGCCGTCAACCTCGCGGGCGCGCGGGTGGTGCTCCTCTACGACGGGATGGCCGCCGAGACGCTGTCCCGGGTGGTCGAGAGCGCGGACACCACCCTCCTCCTGGTCGACCCCGACCTCCACGACACCGCCCACGCCCTCCTGGACGGTTTCACCGGCCCTCGCCCCCAGGTCATGACCCTCGGCCCGCTCCCCGCCGACGCCGCCCCCCTCGGCCCCGACCTGCTGGCCGCCTGCGCCGCCCTCCCCGACACCCCCACCGTCGCCGGGACCGCCCGCCCCGAGGACGACTGGTGCATCCGCCACACCGGCGGAACGACCGGCGTCCCCAAGGGAGTTCAGATGGCGCACGCCCCGTTCGCCGCGATGCTCGCCCAGGCGCCCCTGGGGGCGGCCGGCGATCCGCCCCGCCTCCTGGCCTGCACCTCGCTGGCCCACATGGCGGGCATCATGAGCGACCTCACCCTGGTGGCCGGCGGCACCGTCGTCCTCCACCGGGACTTCGACCCGGCCGCCGTCCTGTCCACCGTCGCCCGCGAACGCATCACCCACCTCTGGCTGTTGCCGCCGCTCCTCTACCGCCTCCTCGACGACCCCACCTTCCGCACCACCGACCTCGGTTCCCTCACCCGCATCACCTACGGCGGCTGCCCCGCCTCCGCGCCCCGGATGCGGCAGGCGGCCGAGGCGTTCGGCCCGGTCCTCTACGGCTGGTACGGCCAGTCCGAGGCGATGGCCATCACCGAGGCCGGCCCCGCGGACCACGCCGACATCCGTCCCGACGCCCCGATGACCGTCGGCCGCCCGCTCCCCGGTGTCACCCTCGCCATCCGCGACCCCGAGGGCCGCGACCTGCCGCCGGGTGAGCCCGGCGAGGTCCACGTACGCTCCGCCGGCGCCATGCGCGGCTACTGGAAGCGCCCCGACCTCACCGCCCAGGTGCTGCGCGGCGGTTGGGTGCACACCGGGGACGTCGGCTACCTGGACACCGACGGCCGCCTCTACCTCGTCGACCGCCTCAAGGACGTCATCATCGTGGTCGGCGGCCACGTCCACCCCGCCGAACTGGAGGACCTCCTCCACACCCACCCCGCCATCGCCCACGCCGCCGTCTACGGCGTCCGCACCCCCGACGAGACCGAAGAGGTCCACATCGCCCTCGTCCCCGCCCCCGGCCACTCCGCCGACGACCTCACCCTCCCCACCCTCCGCACCTACATCACCACCCACAAGGGCGCCCTCTACGCCCCCACCGCCATCCACCTCCTCGACGCCATCCCCCTCACCCCCGTGGGCAAACCCGACAAGAACCTCCTCCGCAACCTGCCCCACCCCACGCCCTGA
- a CDS encoding beta family protein produces the protein MAYVPILKGKAGEFRALEHATSDVRERLRPVMEIVPDPDVRDVLETFCRHAMDAVPLGEMLTVDCGALPTQQVLQEDAGGPVARISESLALRGIELCPVVRLTDGQESVREAREAVAGHGRGVCLRIPVTPSAAMPSPSPDLHGVRRLLKALSVDVDETDLLLDAGPVHAGARAKTLEGCLLAALDRLARWPWRHVCVAAGGFPPNLKGFPRGKATAVARHDARLWQQVTERWNGEPPDFGDFGVTHPHMPAKSRRPPDPNMRYTTKTDWQVFVYPRIRAGNDDFFVLSEDLVASPYWPTAGSGTSWGDQQVLECARRRRPKAGGGTEWRAWATSHHLAVVATELG, from the coding sequence ATGGCCTATGTGCCGATTCTCAAAGGCAAGGCGGGTGAGTTCAGAGCTCTGGAGCACGCGACCTCCGACGTGAGGGAGCGGCTCCGACCAGTGATGGAGATCGTGCCCGACCCTGATGTGCGGGACGTCCTCGAAACGTTCTGCCGTCATGCCATGGACGCTGTCCCGCTGGGCGAGATGCTGACGGTCGACTGCGGGGCACTGCCCACGCAGCAGGTCCTGCAGGAAGACGCTGGCGGGCCCGTGGCACGGATCAGTGAGTCTCTCGCACTCAGAGGCATCGAACTGTGCCCGGTAGTGCGGCTCACGGATGGCCAGGAATCGGTGCGTGAAGCCCGCGAGGCCGTGGCTGGACATGGGAGGGGCGTTTGCCTGCGCATTCCCGTCACACCGTCCGCGGCGATGCCGTCGCCCTCTCCCGACCTGCACGGTGTCCGACGGCTGCTGAAAGCCCTCTCCGTGGACGTCGACGAGACGGACCTGCTCCTGGACGCGGGACCCGTTCACGCCGGGGCCCGTGCCAAGACGTTGGAAGGGTGCCTGCTGGCAGCCCTGGACCGGCTGGCCCGATGGCCGTGGCGCCACGTCTGCGTGGCTGCCGGGGGCTTCCCGCCGAACCTCAAGGGTTTCCCGCGGGGGAAGGCCACCGCCGTCGCCCGCCACGACGCGCGCCTATGGCAGCAAGTCACCGAACGCTGGAACGGCGAGCCGCCCGACTTCGGGGATTTCGGAGTGACGCACCCGCACATGCCGGCGAAGTCCCGTCGCCCTCCTGACCCCAATATGCGCTACACCACCAAGACCGACTGGCAGGTGTTCGTCTACCCCCGCATCCGTGCTGGGAACGACGACTTCTTCGTACTGAGCGAGGATCTGGTGGCCTCGCCGTACTGGCCCACGGCCGGCTCCGGTACATCATGGGGCGACCAGCAGGTGCTGGAATGCGCCCGACGCCGTCGACCGAAGGCGGGCGGCGGCACGGAGTGGAGGGCTTGGGCCACCTCACACCATCTCGCCGTCGTGGCAACGGAGTTGGGGTAA
- a CDS encoding RNA polymerase sigma factor, giving the protein MSDYDPEEGANSSATAPVISHGPSKEHHQLRHESDAEFSAFYRETIRPLAAFLINQGATVHVAADIAQDTMTTAYRRWNDLRTPKAWAYKVASRALIRKIAAVEEDLVDDLPEPTSLLTRPDAIAEWEARHDALPLLRSLPPRQRQILAWTMAGFTPGDIANELDLPADTVRANLKKARRAAVAYLGVREEE; this is encoded by the coding sequence GTGAGTGATTACGATCCAGAAGAAGGCGCCAACTCCTCGGCGACTGCTCCTGTCATAAGCCACGGTCCGTCCAAGGAACACCACCAGTTACGGCACGAGTCGGATGCGGAGTTCTCCGCCTTCTATCGCGAAACCATTCGGCCACTGGCGGCCTTCCTGATCAACCAGGGTGCCACCGTGCATGTTGCTGCGGACATCGCCCAGGACACCATGACCACTGCCTATCGGCGCTGGAATGACCTGCGTACGCCCAAAGCCTGGGCGTACAAGGTGGCTTCCCGAGCGCTGATCCGAAAGATTGCTGCCGTCGAAGAAGACCTGGTCGACGACCTTCCTGAACCGACATCACTGCTGACCCGCCCGGATGCCATAGCGGAGTGGGAGGCCCGGCACGACGCGCTGCCCCTCTTGCGCAGCTTGCCGCCCAGACAGCGTCAGATCCTGGCCTGGACGATGGCCGGCTTCACGCCTGGAGACATCGCGAACGAGCTCGATCTGCCGGCCGACACCGTACGCGCCAACCTCAAAAAGGCTCGCCGCGCCGCGGTCGCCTACCTCGGGGTACGGGAGGAGGAATAG
- a CDS encoding tyrosine-type recombinase/integrase — protein MAEPYDRWHKKRPQADEEKCTAHNKVPSREHGRGKRWLARWRDPDGEQQSESFDRYEDARQHLTKMQGSVDDGTYVDPRKGEAQLKAVAERWLENQTFDNPRTHAQYESRVRNHIIGPLGSLKLRQIKSSTVQTWIKRRLQVLDETTVGLIFTHLSSILAMAVDDDLIAKNPCETGSVKRVKPRRSKKAAKDVPLSWEQTDAVREHLPDRYQATVDCGRGLGMRQGEIFGFSPEDVNWLQKDKVVHIRRQITHDRGTLVFAPPKGGTDDDPKDRFVPVGDELAVRLAEHMRKHPPVEVTLPWMTKDGEPVTVRLVFTTRERKPLNKNYFNYLWKEALEAIGAINALNDKPVGKGRKWEECRDKMMHALRHLFASEAINEGVDVYTLADLLGHEDPAFTLRRYVHRVTGAVEKARKAIGKRYRFAA, from the coding sequence GTGGCTGAGCCGTACGACCGCTGGCACAAGAAGCGGCCGCAGGCCGACGAGGAGAAGTGCACGGCCCACAACAAGGTCCCCTCTCGCGAACACGGTCGCGGCAAGAGGTGGTTGGCCCGGTGGCGCGACCCCGACGGCGAGCAGCAGAGCGAGAGCTTCGACCGGTACGAGGACGCCCGGCAACATCTCACCAAGATGCAGGGCAGCGTCGACGACGGCACGTATGTCGACCCCAGGAAGGGCGAGGCCCAGCTCAAGGCAGTGGCCGAGCGGTGGTTGGAGAACCAGACGTTCGACAATCCTCGGACCCACGCACAGTACGAGTCCCGCGTCCGCAACCACATCATCGGGCCGCTGGGCTCACTCAAACTGCGCCAGATCAAGTCGTCCACCGTGCAGACCTGGATCAAGCGCCGGCTGCAGGTGCTGGACGAGACGACCGTCGGGCTGATCTTCACGCACCTGTCGTCGATACTGGCCATGGCCGTGGACGACGACCTGATCGCCAAGAACCCTTGTGAGACAGGCTCGGTGAAGCGCGTCAAGCCGAGGCGCTCGAAGAAGGCGGCGAAGGACGTGCCGCTGTCCTGGGAACAGACGGACGCCGTGCGCGAGCACCTACCCGACCGCTACCAGGCCACCGTCGACTGCGGCCGAGGACTCGGCATGCGACAGGGCGAGATCTTCGGGTTCAGCCCCGAGGACGTCAACTGGCTGCAGAAGGACAAGGTCGTTCACATACGCCGCCAGATCACCCACGACCGCGGCACGCTCGTCTTCGCCCCTCCGAAGGGTGGCACCGATGATGACCCCAAGGACCGCTTCGTGCCGGTCGGCGACGAGTTGGCCGTGCGGCTCGCCGAGCACATGCGCAAGCACCCGCCGGTCGAGGTCACCCTGCCGTGGATGACCAAGGACGGTGAACCGGTCACCGTGCGCCTGGTGTTCACCACGCGGGAGCGCAAACCGCTGAACAAGAACTACTTCAACTACCTCTGGAAGGAGGCTCTGGAGGCGATCGGGGCGATAAATGCCCTCAACGACAAGCCCGTTGGCAAGGGGCGCAAGTGGGAAGAGTGCCGGGACAAGATGATGCACGCTCTGCGGCACCTCTTCGCTTCCGAGGCTATCAACGAAGGTGTCGACGTCTACACCCTCGCCGATCTCCTCGGCCACGAGGATCCGGCGTTCACGCTGCGGCGGTACGTCCACCGCGTGACGGGCGCGGTCGAGAAGGCCCGCAAGGCGATCGGTAAGCGGTACCGGTTCGCGGCTTAA